From the genome of Flavobacterium luteolum, one region includes:
- a CDS encoding OmpA family protein: protein MKITLALTLFSFYTVTAQQKPVETIYFEFDRYDLTDKQITVVSNFIKNIDTAKVESIQIYGYCDDRGNDEYNFRLSNNRANTIQNLLVEKGFKQSKIVILEGKGRVVVKADTVENLYETRLRNRRVDLIVVKKNSFGKGVYTSFKDNLKVGDKVYLESILFDIGSAKLTSTSKKELDKIAIILQNHRTLNFEIRGHVCCTPEIYSDGIDRDTKERRLSWNRAKTVFHYLMSKKISKSRMTYIGCGNRYPLGKGDNFDRRVEFVITKI from the coding sequence ATGAAGATAACTTTAGCCCTGACTCTTTTTTCATTTTATACAGTAACGGCACAGCAAAAACCTGTTGAAACTATTTATTTTGAATTTGACAGGTATGATCTGACAGATAAACAAATTACTGTTGTTTCAAACTTTATAAAAAACATAGACACAGCAAAAGTTGAGTCTATACAGATTTATGGCTATTGTGATGACCGCGGAAACGATGAGTATAACTTTAGATTGTCTAACAATCGGGCTAATACGATTCAGAATCTATTGGTCGAAAAAGGATTCAAACAGAGTAAAATTGTCATTCTTGAAGGAAAAGGGCGTGTTGTCGTAAAAGCAGATACAGTAGAAAATCTGTATGAGACACGCCTCCGAAATCGGCGGGTTGATTTAATCGTTGTTAAGAAAAATAGTTTCGGAAAAGGTGTTTATACTTCTTTCAAAGACAATCTAAAAGTTGGTGACAAGGTTTATCTCGAATCTATTTTATTTGATATTGGAAGCGCCAAACTAACCAGCACTTCTAAAAAAGAATTGGATAAAATTGCAATCATTCTTCAAAATCATAGAACTCTGAATTTTGAAATCAGAGGACATGTCTGCTGCACGCCTGAAATTTACAGTGACGGAATTGACAGAGACACTAAAGAAAGGAGACTTTCATGGAATCGTGCCAAAACGGTTTTTCACTATTTGATGTCTAAAAAAATCTCCAAAAGCCGTATGACCTATATCGGATGTGGCAATCGATATCCGTTAGGAAAAGGTGATAATTTTGATCGGCGGGTGGAGTTTGTGATTACTAAAATTTAG
- a CDS encoding GNAT family N-acetyltransferase, with amino-acid sequence MELKWKIKPFEALTVHELYDLLKLRSEIFVVEQNCVYLDLDGKDKKALHLIGEFEDKIVAYSRLFDAGISFDNASIGRVVVDANYRDRKWGHELMQEAIAGIKSNFGKDKITIGAQLYLKKFYESHGFVQTSEMYLEDDIPHIEMIRE; translated from the coding sequence ATGGAATTAAAATGGAAAATAAAGCCTTTTGAGGCATTAACTGTTCATGAGTTATATGATTTACTCAAACTAAGAAGTGAAATCTTTGTCGTAGAGCAAAACTGCGTTTATTTAGACCTTGATGGCAAAGACAAGAAAGCTTTACACTTAATAGGAGAGTTTGAAGATAAAATCGTGGCCTATTCACGCTTATTTGATGCTGGAATTAGTTTTGACAATGCTTCTATCGGAAGAGTAGTTGTAGACGCCAATTACAGAGATAGAAAATGGGGACATGAACTAATGCAGGAAGCTATAGCTGGAATTAAATCTAATTTTGGAAAAGATAAAATTACCATTGGAGCGCAATTATATTTGAAGAAATTCTACGAAAGTCACGGTTTTGTTCAAACCAGCGAAATGTATTTAGAAGATGATATTCCGCATATAGAAATGATTCGCGAATGA
- a CDS encoding DUF1579 domain-containing protein, protein MKKLTATLAIITLCFISCKKEVKEETTTSVATDSVKTEEPVTEAPLDSAAQMKAWQEYATPSNPHKMLADEVGTWNCDMTFWSDANAKPEKETSVAEIKMILGGRFQEATYKGTMMGQPFEGKGTVGYNNASKEYISTFIDNMGTGMMVGRGKYNESTKSIEFDGEMADPVTAKNTKYREVYTVVDAKTRKMEMFDTKNGTEYKSMEIIMTKK, encoded by the coding sequence ATGAAAAAGTTAACCGCAACCTTAGCAATAATAACCTTGTGTTTTATTTCTTGTAAAAAAGAAGTGAAAGAAGAAACTACAACCTCAGTAGCAACAGATTCTGTTAAAACTGAAGAACCTGTTACTGAAGCGCCATTAGATTCTGCCGCACAAATGAAGGCTTGGCAAGAATATGCAACTCCTAGTAATCCGCATAAAATGCTGGCTGATGAAGTTGGAACTTGGAATTGCGATATGACATTTTGGTCTGATGCAAATGCAAAACCTGAAAAAGAAACTTCTGTGGCGGAAATTAAAATGATTTTAGGCGGACGCTTTCAAGAAGCAACTTATAAAGGAACTATGATGGGGCAGCCATTTGAAGGCAAAGGCACAGTTGGTTATAATAATGCGAGTAAAGAATACATCTCCACATTTATTGATAACATGGGAACAGGAATGATGGTTGGTAGAGGAAAGTATAACGAAAGTACTAAGAGTATAGAATTTGACGGAGAAATGGCCGATCCAGTAACAGCAAAAAACACAAAGTACAGAGAAGTTTACACCGTTGTGGATGCTAAAACACGAAAAATGGAAATGTTCGACACAAAAAACGGAACAGAATATAAAAGCATGGAAATTATAATGACCAAAAAATAA
- a CDS encoding DUF4837 family protein yields MNKTHFLLLLVPFFLTSCFKSEKQSEPVSGKTNTISVIIDDQLWYGEVGDSIRNKFASPVLGLTQEEPLFTINQYPARLLEGFVTDSRSIIVVKKAAADKFEIIRSKTLPHNTFRIYGKSVDDIICSIELNSAQIIKIIHDAEIEKIQEDNSTSLLNKAIIKNKFHINIQIPSGYEYMLHKKKFIWLKKEIISGNTSLLIYQIPLTNFKKKKDVVNAIVKMRDSIGKYIQGREPNTQMITSEAYAPYFSKITLDNKTAFETKGTWELKNDFMSGPFINYAILDETFNRVLVIEGFCYSPSHQERDLMLELEAIIKTVKIDKR; encoded by the coding sequence ATGAATAAAACCCATTTTTTATTGCTATTAGTTCCATTTTTCCTGACTTCTTGTTTTAAAAGTGAAAAACAAAGTGAACCAGTTTCAGGAAAAACCAACACCATCTCTGTCATTATTGACGATCAGTTATGGTATGGAGAAGTAGGTGATAGCATCAGAAATAAATTTGCCTCTCCGGTTCTTGGACTCACCCAAGAAGAGCCACTTTTTACCATAAATCAATATCCCGCCAGATTGCTAGAAGGCTTTGTTACAGACAGCCGAAGCATTATTGTGGTAAAAAAAGCCGCAGCTGATAAATTCGAAATCATTCGGAGCAAAACATTGCCTCACAATACTTTTCGCATTTACGGAAAATCGGTAGACGATATTATCTGTAGTATCGAATTGAATTCAGCGCAGATTATAAAAATAATTCACGACGCCGAAATTGAAAAAATTCAGGAAGATAACAGCACTTCGTTATTAAATAAGGCAATTATTAAAAACAAATTCCATATTAATATTCAGATTCCATCAGGATATGAGTATATGCTGCATAAAAAGAAATTCATCTGGCTTAAAAAAGAAATCATAAGCGGTAACACCAGTTTACTAATTTATCAGATTCCACTAACTAATTTCAAGAAGAAAAAAGACGTTGTAAACGCCATTGTCAAAATGCGTGATTCAATCGGTAAATATATTCAAGGACGTGAACCCAATACGCAAATGATTACCAGTGAAGCTTACGCTCCTTATTTCTCAAAAATAACTTTAGATAATAAAACGGCTTTCGAAACAAAAGGAACGTGGGAATTGAAAAACGATTTTATGTCGGGACCCTTTATCAATTATGCCATATTAGACGAAACATTCAATCGTGTTTTGGTTATAGAAGGTTTCTGTTATTCGCCTTCACATCAAGAACGTGATCTAATGTTAGAACTTGAAGCCATTATAAAAACGGTTAAAATCGACAAAAGATAG
- a CDS encoding lytic transglycosylase: MIVKKLSLVVSAFFSLAVCAQETAKADVELKPEVKLSYLDSIKSTFKKNDLATKVDSLWMNELVSLDIYDDLTKDIQTINKDVTVDEELPTELLKQRLAAMNEKSPFEIQYNQGLENIIKSFLKNRKKSFSRLMALSEYYFPIFEDAFAKQNVPLEIKYLAVVESALNPKAVSKMGATGLWQFMYGTGKQYALKIDSYIDERSDPLKATAAASEYMTKMFNIFGDWELVLASYNSGPGNVTKAIRRSGGKTKYWDIRNYLPKETQGYVPAFLATMYLFEYHKEHGINPERAVVKNFETDTVAVKNQMSFKQIADLLDMPQSQIQLLNPSYKMGVVPFYQGEQHFIRLPKDKVATFVSNEEQIYAYVKYDKEFRATSSRLAVKYAPKAKPAVAKPAAVESGDFEFYKVRKGDNLAAIASKYNVSISELKKWNNLKTNAVAIGRSLKIKSEEEVPVKASPIIDRKEEAIASADEKNKPTAVDMDYVVVAGDNLGSIAKKFGTTIAELKELNNLTSNNIGLGKTLIISKAAIVIEEPVSTAIASNSVDSFKKKAPSKNVSEDYYVKKGDSLYSISKKYPGVTISDIKKWNGIKDEDIKPGMKLKING; this comes from the coding sequence ATGATTGTAAAGAAATTATCGTTAGTGGTTTCGGCTTTCTTTTCGCTTGCTGTCTGTGCACAGGAAACGGCAAAGGCAGATGTAGAACTGAAGCCAGAGGTTAAACTTTCATATTTAGATTCTATTAAAAGCACATTCAAAAAGAACGATCTTGCTACAAAAGTAGATAGTCTTTGGATGAACGAATTAGTAAGTCTCGATATTTATGATGATCTGACCAAGGACATTCAAACCATCAATAAGGATGTTACTGTCGATGAAGAACTCCCAACCGAACTGCTAAAGCAGCGTTTGGCGGCGATGAATGAGAAATCACCTTTTGAGATACAATACAATCAAGGTTTAGAAAATATAATAAAGTCATTTCTTAAGAATCGTAAAAAATCGTTTTCTCGATTAATGGCTTTATCAGAATATTATTTCCCAATCTTCGAGGACGCTTTTGCCAAACAAAACGTTCCTTTGGAAATAAAATATTTAGCCGTTGTAGAATCTGCTTTAAATCCTAAAGCAGTTTCTAAAATGGGCGCTACGGGACTTTGGCAGTTTATGTACGGAACCGGAAAACAATACGCTTTAAAAATCGATTCTTACATCGACGAAAGAAGTGATCCTCTTAAAGCTACAGCTGCAGCATCAGAATACATGACTAAAATGTTCAATATTTTTGGTGACTGGGAACTGGTTTTAGCTTCTTACAATTCAGGTCCAGGAAATGTTACCAAAGCAATTCGTCGTTCAGGCGGAAAAACAAAATACTGGGACATTCGTAATTATCTTCCAAAAGAAACTCAAGGTTACGTGCCAGCTTTCTTAGCAACAATGTACCTTTTTGAATACCACAAAGAACACGGAATTAATCCAGAAAGAGCTGTAGTTAAAAACTTTGAAACCGATACAGTAGCAGTCAAAAATCAAATGTCTTTCAAACAGATTGCCGATTTATTAGACATGCCACAATCTCAGATTCAGCTTTTAAATCCGTCCTATAAAATGGGAGTTGTTCCTTTTTACCAAGGAGAACAGCATTTTATACGTCTTCCAAAAGATAAAGTAGCAACATTTGTTTCAAACGAAGAACAAATTTATGCTTACGTAAAATACGACAAAGAGTTTAGAGCAACATCATCTAGATTAGCTGTAAAGTATGCTCCTAAAGCAAAACCTGCTGTTGCAAAACCTGCAGCGGTTGAAAGCGGTGATTTCGAATTTTATAAAGTTAGAAAAGGAGATAATTTAGCCGCAATTGCATCTAAATATAATGTTAGCATCAGCGAGTTGAAAAAATGGAATAATCTGAAAACAAATGCTGTTGCTATTGGAAGAAGTTTAAAGATTAAATCTGAAGAAGAAGTTCCAGTTAAAGCTTCTCCTATCATAGACAGAAAAGAAGAAGCAATCGCTTCTGCTGATGAAAAAAATAAGCCAACAGCGGTAGATATGGACTATGTTGTGGTAGCTGGAGATAATTTAGGCAGTATTGCAAAGAAATTCGGTACGACTATTGCGGAGTTAAAAGAACTTAATAATTTAACTTCAAATAATATTGGTTTAGGAAAAACACTGATTATTTCTAAAGCAGCAATAGTTATAGAAGAGCCTGTTTCAACAGCAATTGCATCAAACTCGGTTGATTCATTCAAGAAAAAAGCACCTTCTAAAAATGTAAGTGAAGATTATTACGTTAAAAAAGGAGATTCTTTATACAGCATTTCTAAAAAATATCCTGGAGTAACAATTTCAGATATTAAAAAATGGAATGGCATTAAAGATGAAGATATTAAACCGGGAATGAAACTTAAAATAAACGGATAA
- a CDS encoding phosphoglycerate kinase, translating to MKTLNDFDFKNKKAIIRVDFNVPLDENFNVTDTTRIEAAKPTIDTILAQGGSVILMSHLGRPKGAEEKYSLKHILKTASDILGVQVKFAENCVGEPAQTAAKDLKPGEVLLLENLRFHAEEEAGDVAFAKELASLGDIYVNDAFGTAHRAHASTTIIAQFFPNDKCFGTLLAKEIDSLNKVLKNSEKPVTAVLGGSKVSSKITVIENILDKVDHMIIGGGMTFTFIKAQGGKIGESICEDDKLDLALEILRLAKEKNVQVHIPVDVIAADDFSNNANTKVVDVTAIPDGWQGLDAGPKSLENFKKVILESKTILWNGPLGVFEMETFSKGTIALGDYIAEATANGAFSLVGGGDSVAAVKQFGFEDKMSYVSTGGGAMLEMLEGRILPGIAAILD from the coding sequence ATGAAAACTTTAAACGATTTCGATTTTAAAAATAAAAAAGCAATTATCCGTGTTGACTTCAACGTGCCATTGGATGAAAATTTTAATGTAACAGATACGACACGTATTGAGGCTGCAAAACCAACAATCGATACTATTTTAGCACAAGGCGGAAGCGTGATTTTAATGTCACACCTTGGAAGACCAAAAGGAGCAGAAGAGAAATACTCTCTAAAACATATTCTAAAAACAGCTTCTGATATTTTAGGAGTTCAAGTAAAATTTGCTGAAAACTGCGTTGGAGAACCAGCTCAGACTGCCGCAAAAGATTTAAAACCAGGCGAAGTTCTTTTATTAGAAAATTTACGTTTTCATGCTGAAGAAGAAGCAGGAGATGTAGCTTTCGCTAAAGAATTAGCTTCTCTTGGAGATATTTATGTAAACGATGCATTTGGTACAGCTCACAGAGCTCACGCATCGACTACAATTATTGCACAGTTTTTTCCAAACGATAAATGTTTCGGAACATTATTGGCAAAAGAAATTGACAGTTTAAATAAAGTTCTTAAAAACAGTGAAAAACCTGTAACTGCTGTTCTTGGAGGTTCTAAAGTTTCTTCTAAAATCACCGTTATCGAAAATATCTTAGATAAAGTAGATCACATGATTATTGGAGGAGGAATGACTTTTACTTTCATTAAAGCTCAAGGAGGAAAAATTGGAGAGTCTATCTGCGAAGATGACAAACTAGATTTAGCTCTTGAAATTTTGAGATTAGCAAAAGAAAAAAATGTTCAGGTTCATATTCCTGTTGATGTTATTGCTGCAGACGATTTCTCAAACAATGCAAACACGAAGGTTGTAGATGTAACTGCAATTCCTGACGGATGGCAAGGTTTAGATGCAGGCCCAAAATCTTTAGAGAACTTCAAAAAAGTAATTTTAGAGTCAAAAACAATTCTTTGGAATGGTCCATTGGGAGTTTTTGAGATGGAAACGTTCTCTAAAGGAACAATCGCATTAGGAGATTATATCGCAGAAGCTACAGCAAATGGAGCATTTTCATTAGTTGGTGGTGGAGATTCTGTTGCAGCAGTAAAACAGTTCGGATTTGAAGATAAAATGAGCTACGTTTCCACTGGTGGCGGGGCTATGCTAGAAATGTTAGAAGGAAGAATTTTACCTGGAATCGCTGCGATTTTAGACTAA
- a CDS encoding PorP/SprF family type IX secretion system membrane protein translates to MKKFILSLVLMAVTTSYSQELNLPVFTQYLADNPFILSPAYAGIGDNLRIRANGLTQWVGIKDAPDNQSLYADFRLLDRSGVGISLYNDSNGNTRQTGAKVSFAHHLILDYRTEQYLSFGISYNFNSFRIETGNFNDGSNGNPPVGGQQPTDNRYSANNNFDISALYRNRGFYLSFNANNVLKKNISLERVNEPDLLSNFQVYTGFTFKDAENRRIEYEPSVFLQYFASDQRSTTDFNFKYRRYNRYEDYYWIGVSYRFLNDQFPKPLAMGPMAGFMKSKFYFAYSYQLMFNGLGSYNSGTHSITIGFDFLQSISNCPCTQSPVRD, encoded by the coding sequence ATGAAAAAGTTTATTTTATCCTTAGTACTCATGGCTGTAACAACAAGTTACAGCCAAGAGTTAAACCTACCAGTGTTTACCCAGTATTTAGCTGATAACCCTTTTATTCTTTCTCCTGCGTATGCTGGTATTGGAGATAATCTCCGTATTAGAGCCAACGGTTTGACACAGTGGGTTGGAATTAAAGATGCACCAGACAACCAATCATTGTATGCAGATTTTCGTCTTTTAGATCGTTCGGGAGTTGGTATTTCATTGTATAATGATAGCAACGGTAATACAAGACAAACAGGAGCAAAAGTTTCTTTTGCACACCACCTAATTTTAGATTATCGTACAGAACAGTATTTATCTTTTGGTATCTCTTACAACTTTAATAGTTTCCGTATCGAAACTGGAAATTTTAATGACGGTAGTAACGGAAATCCGCCAGTTGGTGGACAACAGCCAACAGACAATCGCTATAGTGCTAACAATAACTTTGATATTAGTGCTTTGTATCGTAACAGAGGGTTTTATTTAAGTTTCAATGCCAATAACGTATTAAAAAAGAATATTAGTCTTGAGAGAGTAAATGAACCCGATCTTTTATCAAATTTTCAAGTATACACAGGATTTACTTTTAAAGATGCGGAAAACAGACGTATCGAATACGAACCATCAGTTTTCTTACAATATTTTGCAAGTGACCAGCGTTCTACAACCGATTTTAACTTCAAGTACAGACGTTACAATCGTTACGAAGATTATTATTGGATTGGAGTTTCATACCGTTTCTTAAACGACCAGTTCCCAAAACCTTTGGCAATGGGACCAATGGCTGGTTTTATGAAATCTAAATTCTATTTTGCATACTCTTATCAATTGATGTTTAATGGTCTTGGAAGCTACAATTCAGGAACGCATTCTATCACAATCGGATTCGATTTCTTGCAATCTATCAGTAACTGTCCTTGTACACAAAGTCCCGTTCGAGATTAA